TACAAACAAGCAATTAGCGGCAAAACCACCCTCAAGCAGCTTGGTTATCCAGATTTGGAATATCCCTTTGAAGTAATTTCAGACGTAATTAGGAGTATTAAACGGTGAGTGGGAATAAAATCTTAGACGGAATGAAGGGTAGTCGGAAGAGAGGCCGTCCAAAGGTTTCACGAGATACCTCTTTTACTGCACAAGATCATGAGTCTGCATCCAATACAAGTGCAATACCTAATGCGACTGAAGAAAATCAGATCACTCGAACTTTGTCATGGGAAGAGGAATTAAAAACGTTACCTGAAGTTGGAAACAGAAGGAACATTAGATTAGAGACCTCTATTGATGAAGAGTTGTTCACAATGTGTAGAGATAGCCCTTTGACACTTGAAACCTTACTAGAAGGGTTCTACATCGTTTGCAAAGATAATCCAAAACTCATGAAAAAAGTTCAGGAAGAAGCTGAGAGTCGATATAAACAAAGAAAACGCAAGGGGCAGCTCAGAAGGCTTATTAGTCAGGCTTAAATCCATTCATTAACTCCATCAAAGCAATTCATGACCCAAGAATTTTGACTGGCATACTTCCAAGGCCCTCACCAAGGGGGTTATACTAATTTAACGATAAATCATATTGTGTAATTTGAATATTACACAATATGATTTATGTGTACTTTGAAATAATTGTTTTTTAGCGTAGATTTTCCACGTCTCCCTAAACCACCGCGACCCCAAGCCCTACCCTCGCTCACCCCAGTTCCCCGAGCGACAACCTTTGACTTACCCCAGCCGGAAGAGTCGAGAGCATGGCTGCAGGAAACGCTGGACGGGCTGCTGTTGTCGGGGGATAGCGTATGTAAAACTTTAGGGTGCTAGCTGTGCAACTTAAAAAAGCACCAGCTCAACCCATGTCCCTAGAACGCCACCGATATCCCGCTGATTGGAAAGCGATCGCAACGTCGATCAAAGAGGAGGCGGGATGGCAGTGCGAGAATTGCGGTAAAGTCTGTCGTCGGACTGGCGAGAGCCTGATGGACTACATCCAACGCTCACAGTATCCTGCAGTGGAGGTACTGCTGCACCGCCAGCGGTATACCCTTGACGGCGCACATCTTGATCAGG
This is a stretch of genomic DNA from Acaryochloris thomasi RCC1774. It encodes these proteins:
- a CDS encoding HNH endonuclease, with translation MQLKKAPAQPMSLERHRYPADWKAIATSIKEEAGWQCENCGKVCRRTGESLMDYIQRSQYPAVEVLLHRQRYTLDGAHLDQDPENNRRSNLKALCRVCHLNHDRKWSSSI